In Candidatus Rokuibacteriota bacterium, the genomic stretch GGTAGAGCGTCACGCACGCAGCCAGCATCGGCCAGGCGGCGAAGAAGAGGAGATTCGAGAACGGGTCCAGGTAATGACGCCACGCCGCGAGGGTGGACCCAGCGTGCAGCAGCAGCAGCACGATAGCGTACGTGAAGCGCTTGAAGAGACCGGCGACGAAGGCCAGGATGACGAGCAGCTCGAGCCCGCCGATCACGTAGAAGGCCGTCGCGCCAAGGCCGCCGATGGCGAAAAAGAACGCATAGACCTGGGCCGCATGATCCGGGTTCACGAACTTGTCCAGTGTCCACATGAACATGACGATGAACACACCCACCCGGAGCAGGAACAGGCAAGACGGAATACGATGCTCAACTGCCATGGCGGCCTCCTTGGCGGGCTCATCACCCCGGCATCGACGGTTTTCTATCGAGTGGCCTACGGGCACGACACGTGCCGATAAGTCCGTTCCGATGCTCCGGCGACCGTCGGCTGTGGCCGCCATCGTCGGAACTGTTCTTGTCGGAATCAATCAAGGTGACGCCATGTTCCACGGGCTGTGGCCGGCGTCGCTGCTGTGGAAAGTGCCGTTGATGTACGTTGTTCCATTCGCTGTCGCTTCAGTCGGCGCGCCGCTCAGCAGCCGCATCCAATCAACCGGCACTTGAGCCCCCTTGAGAAGGGCTGGCCTTGTTAGGTGGAAACACCCGGCTGGCGCCTCTTATTCCCGCAACGTCCGTGCCGCAAGACTTTCTAAGGTGAGCAGTTTGGGCCCGTGGCGCAGAGAACCTGACGTTTGGTCCACGGTTGCGCTGGTCGGCGGCAAATCACGATCGTGGCGACTAGACGCGCTCGAAGGCCTGGGGCGGCTTTGGCATCTTGAGCCGCAGCCCCGCCATGAAGACGAGGCAGGCGCGGGCGCCGAGGGCGAGCAGCCTGTCGCGGTCCAGGGTTGAGCGGGTGTGCCGCTCTGCGGAGGCAAGCGCTTGCTTCCCGTGGGGGCCTCGGCTATAACTAGGGCCTCTCGTTGGCCCGTGCCCCGGACGTTCTTCACCAGCAGCGAAGGAGGGTGGCGCTTCATGAAGATATTCAAGGTCATCACGTTGGCAGTGCTGGCGGCGTTTGCAGGAGCCCTCGCGGTCGGGGCGCCGCAGGCGCAGACGAAGGAGCCCATCAAGGTCGGCCTCATCCAGCCGCTGTCGGGGCCCGTCGCCGCGTCCGGCTCCTACATCACCAACGCTGCCAAGATCGCCGCGGACCGGATCAACGCCAAGGGCGGTGTGCTCGGCCGCCCGCTCGAGCTGGTCATCGAGGACAACAAGTCCGATCCGGCCGAGACCCGCAACGCGGCCGAGAAGCTCATCGTGCGCGATAAGGTGCCGGTGATTATCGGAGCGTGGGGCTCGTCCATGACGCTCGCCATGATGCCGCTGGCCGCCCAGCACGGCGTTCCGATTGTTGTCGAGACCTCCAGCTCCGGCAAGATCACCGACCCCAAGACGCCCGGCCAGAAGGTCGTCAGCCGCATCAGCCCGACCAGCGAGCTCGAGGCCGTCGGTGCCGGCGCCCTCATCCCGAAGCTCGGCATGAAGAAGATCGGCTACATGGCGGTGAACACCGACTGGGGCCGCGGGGCCGTGGTCGCCTTCGGCGAGGCCTTCAAGAAGAACGGCGCCACGATTGAGGCGGTCGAGTACGTGGGCCAAGCCGACACCGACTTCTACGCCCAGCTGACGAAGTTCAAGGCGGCCGGTGTGGACAGCATCGTCATCACCGACGACGCGCCGAAGACCGCGAAGATGCTCCAGCAGATGAAGGAGCTCGGCCTCAACGTCAAGGTGCTCGTGACAGGCGGCTCGGCGTGGCCCGATTCCATCATCCAGCTGGCGGGCCCGAAGGCGGCCGAGGGGACGATGTTCATCAACTTCTACAACCCGTACGACCACGCCATGGCGGGCGACCCGGACGCCAGCAAGGCCTATGTCGAGGAGTGGAAGAAGCGCAACCTGCCGTGGATCGGCATCGTCGAGGGCATGCGCGGCTTCGACGCGGTCAACGTGGTCGCCAAGGCCATCGAGGCGGCCAAGGAGCCGACGGCGCCCAAGATCATGGCGGCGCTCAAGACACTCGAGATGCTCGGCCTCTACGGCCTGAACAAGTTCGACCAGAACGGGCAGAGCTACTGCAACATCATCGTGGCGCAGGTCAAGGACGGCAAGTACTCCGTCGTGGCCATGACGCCCAGCTCCAAGCTGTGGGAGATGTCCGCCGCCAAGTAGCGGCGGCCGATTTCCTGGAAACACGCGCGGCTGGAAACACGCCGGCCGGCAGCACGCGCGGCGGGCGCCCGTTTGGGCGCCCGCCGTCTTTGCGCCCATGATCGCCGAGCTCGTCCAGCACGTCGTCAACGGCCTCATCCTGGGGGGCGGCTATGCCCTGATGGGGATCGGCCTCACCCTCATCTTCGGCATCATGCGCGTGGTCAACTTCGCCCACGGCGAGCTCTTCATGCTGGGCGCCTTCTTCCTCTACACGCTCTTCTCGCTGTGGGGCGTCAATTTCTTCGTCGCGTGCCTCCTGGCGGTGACGGGCGTCGCGCTCGTCGGCGCGGTCGTGGAGCGGCTGATCCTGCGACGCCTGCGCGATCAGCCCATCGAGATCCCCATGCTCGCCATGGTGGCGCTGTCCGTCATCATCCAGAACGCGGCGATCCTCATCTGGGACCCGTCGCCGAAGACCATCAGGCACCCGTTCTCCCCGGTGCCGCTGACCTTCGGGACCATCCACGTGGTCGCGATCCGCGTCTTCGCGGGCGCCGTCGCCGTCGCGCTGATCGTGGGCGCGCACCTGTTCATCCAGAAGACGCGGCTCGGGCGGGCCATGCGCGCCACCTTCCAGGACACCGACATGGCGCGGCTGACGGGCGTGGACGTGGACCGCATCTACATGTTCACGTTCGGCTTCGGCGCGGCGCTGGCGGGCGCCTCGGGCGCGCTCCTGGGCGCCGTCTTCTGGGTGTACCCCGCGATGGGGGACTTGGCGGCGCTCAAGTCCTTCGCCGTCGTCATCATGGGCGGGCTCGGCAACTTCCTGGGCGCCATCGTGGGCGGCCTGCTCCTTGGCGTGGCCGAGAGCCTGGGCGCCGGCTACATCTCCTCCGGCTACAAGGACGCGATCGGCTTCGTCCTCATCATCCTGCTTCTCGTGTGGCGGCCGCAGGGCCTCTTCGTCACGAAGGGGCTGCCACGGTGAGCTCCACGGTGCCCTGGGGGTTTGCGGCTGCCGCGCTGCTGTTGGTACTGCCGCTTCTCGGCGTGGACGACTACTACCTCCACCTGCTCATCATGGGCGGCATCTTCTTCCTGCTGTCGGCCGGCATGAACCTCCTCCTGGCAGCCGGCCAGCTGAACCTCGGCCACACGGCGTTCTTCGGTATCGGCGCCTACGCGTCGGGACTGCTCTCGCTCCACTTCGGCCTCTCGCCTGTCTTCACGCTGCCGGCGGCGGCCCTCGTCTCGGGTGTGGCAGGCTGGCTCCTCGGCATGGTCACGCTCAGGCTCCGGGGCGCCTACTTCGTGCTCGTGACGATCGGCTTCGCCGAGGTGACCCGGCTCGTGGCGACCAACTGGATGGACCTGACCCAGGGGCCCATGGGCCTCGCCGGCGTGCCGCCCTTCAATCTCGGCGCCGAGCGCTTCACACTCACCGGCAAGCGCGACTACTACTACCTCATGGTGGTCCTTGCGGGCGCGACGCTGTGGGTGACGGCGCGGCTTCTGCGCTCGCGCGTGGGGCGCGCGCTCCGCGCCGTGCGCGAGAACGAAAGCCTGGCCGAGTCCTCGGGGATCAGCGCCTACCGCCACACCATGCTGGCGATGGTGGTCTCGTGCCTCCTGGCCGGCGCCGGCGGCGGTTTCTACGCCCACTACATCACCTTTCTCTCCCCCGAGCTCTTCGGCTTCCAGAACACGGTTACGATGGCCGTCATGGTCGTCGCGGGCGGTCAGGGCACCGTGCTTGGCCCCGCGGTGGGCGCGCTCGTCTTCACCTTCGTGCCCGAGCTGCTGCGGATGGCGGCTTTCTACCGCATGCTGCTCTACGGCGTCATCCTGCTCCTGGTGGTGATGTTCATGCCCAGGGGACTCGTGTTCTATCTTCGCAGGCTCGTCGTTGCGGGCGCGCCTGCGCCTGCCGAGCCGGGGTCCGGCGGCGCGGCGTTCGAGGCGGGTATCGGCGCCCCGGCGCCGGGCCCGGCGCTCTCGGTGCGGGATGTCACGGTGCGCTTCGGCGGCCTCGCGGCCGTCGAAGGGCTCAGCCTCGATCTCGGCCGCGGCGAGATCCTGGCGCTCATCGGCCCCAACGGCGCCGGCAAGTCCACGGCCTTCAACGTCGTCACGGGCTTCCAGCCGCCCGATGCGGGGCGCGTGCATTTCGAGGGCGCGGACATCACGGCCGAGCCGCCCTACCGGATCGCGGAGCGCGGCCTCGTGCGCATGTTCCAGCGCACGAGCCTCTTCCCGGAAGCCGCCGTGCTCGACAACGTGCTGACCGCATGCCACAGGCTCGCCCGCACGGGCCTGCGCGACGTGCTCCTCATGACCCGCTCACATCGTTTGGAGGAGCACCGCCTCGAGGAACGGGCGCGGACCCTCCTTGCCTTCGTGGGGCTCGGCCACAAGGGAGACGAGCCGGCGCGCAGCCTGTCGTGCGGGGAGCAGCGGCTGCTGGGACTCGCCATCGCGCTGGCGCCGGCGCCGTCGGTGCTGCTGCTCGACGAGCCGGCGGCCGGCCTCAACGCCGTCGAGACCGAACGGCTCATGCGCCTGATCGAGGGCATCCGCGCGCGAGGCCTCTCCGTCCTGCTCGTCGAGCACGACATGAAGCTCGTCATGGGCATATGCGACCGCGTGGTGGTGCTGAACTACGGGGTGAAGATCGCCGAGGGGACGCCGGCCGAGATCCAGCGCCACGCCGAGGTGATCCGCGCCTACCTGGGGTCGGGAGACGCTTTTGCTCGTCCTTGACGGGATCTCCGTGGGCTACGGGCCGGTGGAGGTGCTCCACCAGGTCAGCCTCCGCGTTGCCGAGGGCGAGCTGGTCTGCCTCCTCGGCGCCAACGGCGCCGGCAAGAGCACCACGGTGCGGACGATCTCGGGCCTCCTCCGTCCGACGGCGGGTGCGATCACCTTCCTTGGCGAGAGGCTCGATGGCCGCCCGGCCCACGCCGTGCTCAAGCGCGGCATCGCCCAGTGCCCCGAGGGGCGGCGGATCTTCCCCGAGATGACGGTGCAGGAAAACCTCGAGATGGGCGCGTACGTGCGTGGACGTGAGGGCGCGGGCCCCGACGACCTCGAGCGCGTCTTCCACCACTTCCCGCGGCTCAAGGAGCGCGCGCGGCAGCTCGGCGGCACGCTCTCGGGCGGCGAGCAACAGATGCTGGCCATCGCCCGCGCGCTCATGTCGGCCCCGCGGCTCCTCCTGCTGGACGAGCCGTCACTCGGGCTCGCGCCGACCATGGTCGAGACGGTCTTCCGTGTGATCGCGGAGATCCGGCGGCAGGGCGTGACCGTCCTGATGGTGGAGCAGAACGCGGCGCTGGCGCTTCGGATGGCCGACCGGGCCTACGTCATGGAGAG encodes the following:
- the nrtS gene encoding nitrate/nitrite transporter NrtS; amino-acid sequence: MAAIVGTVLVGINQGDAMFHGLWPASLLWKVPLMYVVPFAVASVGAPLSSRIQSTGT
- a CDS encoding ABC transporter substrate-binding protein, translated to MKIFKVITLAVLAAFAGALAVGAPQAQTKEPIKVGLIQPLSGPVAASGSYITNAAKIAADRINAKGGVLGRPLELVIEDNKSDPAETRNAAEKLIVRDKVPVIIGAWGSSMTLAMMPLAAQHGVPIVVETSSSGKITDPKTPGQKVVSRISPTSELEAVGAGALIPKLGMKKIGYMAVNTDWGRGAVVAFGEAFKKNGATIEAVEYVGQADTDFYAQLTKFKAAGVDSIVITDDAPKTAKMLQQMKELGLNVKVLVTGGSAWPDSIIQLAGPKAAEGTMFINFYNPYDHAMAGDPDASKAYVEEWKKRNLPWIGIVEGMRGFDAVNVVAKAIEAAKEPTAPKIMAALKTLEMLGLYGLNKFDQNGQSYCNIIVAQVKDGKYSVVAMTPSSKLWEMSAAK
- a CDS encoding branched-chain amino acid ABC transporter permease, which translates into the protein MAELVQHVVNGLILGGGYALMGIGLTLIFGIMRVVNFAHGELFMLGAFFLYTLFSLWGVNFFVACLLAVTGVALVGAVVERLILRRLRDQPIEIPMLAMVALSVIIQNAAILIWDPSPKTIRHPFSPVPLTFGTIHVVAIRVFAGAVAVALIVGAHLFIQKTRLGRAMRATFQDTDMARLTGVDVDRIYMFTFGFGAALAGASGALLGAVFWVYPAMGDLAALKSFAVVIMGGLGNFLGAIVGGLLLGVAESLGAGYISSGYKDAIGFVLIILLLVWRPQGLFVTKGLPR
- a CDS encoding branched-chain amino acid ABC transporter ATP-binding protein/permease, which encodes MSSTVPWGFAAAALLLVLPLLGVDDYYLHLLIMGGIFFLLSAGMNLLLAAGQLNLGHTAFFGIGAYASGLLSLHFGLSPVFTLPAAALVSGVAGWLLGMVTLRLRGAYFVLVTIGFAEVTRLVATNWMDLTQGPMGLAGVPPFNLGAERFTLTGKRDYYYLMVVLAGATLWVTARLLRSRVGRALRAVRENESLAESSGISAYRHTMLAMVVSCLLAGAGGGFYAHYITFLSPELFGFQNTVTMAVMVVAGGQGTVLGPAVGALVFTFVPELLRMAAFYRMLLYGVILLLVVMFMPRGLVFYLRRLVVAGAPAPAEPGSGGAAFEAGIGAPAPGPALSVRDVTVRFGGLAAVEGLSLDLGRGEILALIGPNGAGKSTAFNVVTGFQPPDAGRVHFEGADITAEPPYRIAERGLVRMFQRTSLFPEAAVLDNVLTACHRLARTGLRDVLLMTRSHRLEEHRLEERARTLLAFVGLGHKGDEPARSLSCGEQRLLGLAIALAPAPSVLLLDEPAAGLNAVETERLMRLIEGIRARGLSVLLVEHDMKLVMGICDRVVVLNYGVKIAEGTPAEIQRHAEVIRAYLGSGDAFARP
- a CDS encoding ABC transporter ATP-binding protein, which translates into the protein MLVLDGISVGYGPVEVLHQVSLRVAEGELVCLLGANGAGKSTTVRTISGLLRPTAGAITFLGERLDGRPAHAVLKRGIAQCPEGRRIFPEMTVQENLEMGAYVRGREGAGPDDLERVFHHFPRLKERARQLGGTLSGGEQQMLAIARALMSAPRLLLLDEPSLGLAPTMVETVFRVIAEIRRQGVTVLMVEQNAALALRMADRAYVMESGRIALEGAARDLLDNADVRRAYLGG